In one Rhopalosiphum padi isolate XX-2018 chromosome 3, ASM2088224v1, whole genome shotgun sequence genomic region, the following are encoded:
- the LOC132925447 gene encoding general transcription factor II-I repeat domain-containing protein 2-like, which translates to MLAVVDEICPDKKKDFEDISLSARTCVRRTEELGNNLMQQLKEKINSFNFFSLAMDESTDVCDTAQLLIFIRGIDDDFNVYEELADLCSLKGTTTGEDLFKSIDKSLNNLGFEWKKLVSVTTDGGKNMSGSNKGVVGRIKKKMLQNDYEIPMNFHCIIHQEALCCKVFACQEVMSVVISSINFIRKNEVRWLSRGAALKRFFDLRLEIEMFMNEKNKIVSELSDESWILELAFLTDITTFLNELNIKLQGKGKLLSDMYTDIKSFQNSFQVDINNVKNNLQMEVIKLQNDEVLKNSFREATSLPQFYSCLPISTFPGIRQFAQKLIAAFASTYICEQTFSIVKYRKSKHSSRLSDEHLRAVLRVSTTNLQADIENLTNKLQAQKSH; encoded by the exons atgcttgCTGTTGTTGACGAAATCTGcccagataaaaaaaaagacttTGAGGACATTAGCCTTTCTGCTCGGACTTGTGTAAGAAGAACTGAAGAATTAGGAAATAATTTAATGCAGCaacttaaagaaaaaattaattcgttcaattttttttcactcgCGATGGATGAAAGTACAGATGTATGTGACACAgctcaacttttaatttttattcgaggGATTGATGATGATTTTAATGTTTACGAAGAACTTGCCGATCTTTGTAGCTTAAAAGGGACTACCACAGGAGAAGATCTGTTCAAAAGTATTGATAAATCACTAAACAATTTAGGATTTGAGTGGAAAAAATTAGTTAGTGTAACAACAGATGGTGGGAAAAACATGAGTGGTTCCAATAAAGGTGTGGTAGGaagaataaagaaaaaaatgttacaaaacGATTATGAAATCCCTATGAATTTCCACTGTATAATTCACCAAGAAGCATTGTGTTGTAAAGTTTTTGCGTGTCAAGAAGTTATGAGTGTTGTTATTTCCTCAATAAATTTTATTCGAAAAAATG aagTCAGATGGTTGAGTAGAGGTGCGGCACTTAAACGATTTTTTGATCTACGATTGGAAATAGAAATgtttatgaatgaaaaaaataaaatcgtttctGAACTATCAGATGAATCATGGATTCTCGAATTAGCATTTTTAACagatataacaacatttttgaatgaattgaatataaaattacaaggcAAAGGAAAATTACTCTCAGATATGTACactgatattaaatcatttcaa AATTCTTTTCAAGTGGACATAAATAATGTCAAGAATAATTTACAAATGGAAGTCATTAAACTTCAAAATGACGAGGTTCTAAAAAATTCTTTTCGGGAAGCAACTAGTTTGCCTCAATTTTATAGTTGTCTTCCAATATCTACCTTCCCTGGAATCAGACAATTTGCACAAAAACTTATAGCGGCGTTTGcaagtacatatatatgtgaGCAGACATTTTCCATTGTGAAGTACAGAAAAAGTAAGCACTCTTCGCGCCTTAGTGATGAACATTTACGAGCTGTATTACGAGTTTCAACAACAAATCTGCAAGCTGATATcgaaaatttaactaataaactgCAGGCACAGAAATcgcattaa
- the LOC132925446 gene encoding uncharacterized protein LOC132925446: MDDRRNDKKKRLAPSRCTIEIRRYTLNREAEPSTSSIHLLGTDEIGSLPSLSFIEPMLTSTPKFDSMTHCPKTSSLDTEIGSSLVNGIPFHVSGVENHQLSVDLSSDADTVISKEPIRSSLDITETGNSLMFGVPLCNVTDVENHELCVDSSSDADTLFYSTLEGRRIVDISHLFDQIKNTVHDSAFGCTFIDMQFQSECRRGYKSVFIFKCKMCCKSSSITTEKDVPENNYLPINKAVVSGSLSIGIGFTQLNELSASLEIPCLSATSFSKYQVKVGNAVQDTAWDEMIKAGNEERQLALECGNTDVDGTPMCTVVADGQWSKRSYKTKYDALSGAATIIGYKTGKVLFVGIKNRYCAVCQRSKSLSQEIPKHNCFLNWKQASTAMEAGGIVEGFSKSVEMHGLKFNKLIGDGDSSVVKRLNEILPYGPRFMIQKIECRNHLLRNYISKLKMLATKTEYPVTIRKFIVTNILRFRSDVTKAISYQKDILDKSKNQKIADLKNDLKNAPYHRFGQHQECNSYFCKGSKIGEINMIPEALRCGILLEIDKITSRLVNNSSSLIEDLDNNICEQFNSIINKYVGGKRINFSQSNNYSTRIKAAIISFNSKAYLSTIHKKIMNFSPGTIGKKFMKNTDRIRLNTINRRKLYNSKKIHRKKMVSARSKGPDSHYGLAEPLMDTLDEDELRKKKNSFIQYLHTVDLKKIEIDTRDQNLNPNWFQERKIRLTASRFGEICKMRPNTSCKTKVHNILYKPPVTSKQMSYGHNMEHEARKKLEEIIKLDVQLSGLVIDTNFPYLAASPDGLVGDHAIVEIKCPYTAKDSENSVDALSYCNITQENKLQLKNDHQYYYQVMGQLHITRRNVCYFVVYAKKWISVEHIYYDKTFWEEKMIKKLNL; encoded by the exons atggatGACCGTCGGAATGACAAAAAGAAGCGTCTAGCACCGTCGAGAtgtacaa ttgaaatacgtaggtatacttTAAACAGGGAAGCGGAACCTAGCACATCATCGATTCACTTATTAGGAACTGATGAAATAGGATCTTTACCATCGTTATCGTTTAT agAACCGATGCTAACTAGTACGCCAAAATTCGATTCTATGACACATTGCCCTAAAACGTCTTCATTGGATACAGAAATAGGAAGTAGTTTAGTAAACGGTATACCCTTTCATGTGTCTGGTGTCGAAAATCATCAATTATCTGTAGATTTGTCATCTGATGCTGATACAGTGATttctaa aGAACCTATTAGATCTTCATTAGATATTACAGAAACAGGAAATAGTTTAATGTTCGGTGTACCCTTATGTAATGTGACTGATGTTGAAAATCATGAATTATGTGTAGATTCGTCATCTGATGCCGATACA ttattttatagcacTCTTGAAGGCAGAAGAATAGTAGACATATCTCACTTATTCgatcaaattaaaaacaccGTTCACGATTCAGCATTTGGCTGTACTTTTATAGATATGCAATTTCAGTCGGAATGTAGAAGAGgatataaatcggtttttatatttaaatgtaaaatgtgttGTAAAAGTAGTTCAATTACTACGGAAAAAGATGTACCAGAAAATAATTACTTACCAATAAATAAAGCGGTAGTTAGTGGAAGTTTATCTATTG ggatTGGATTTACTCAATTAAATGAACTTTCGGCTTCCCTCGAAATACCTTGCCTCTCAGCTACttctttttcaaaatatcaagTAAAAGTTGGAAATGCTGTTCAGGATACAGCATGGGATGAAATGATTAAAGCTGGGAACGAAGAGAGACAATTAGCTTTAGAATGCGGAAATACTGACGTTGATGGTACACCAATGTGCACTGTAGTTGCGGATGGCCAGTGGTCTAAACGCAGCTACAAAACTAAGTACGATGCATTATCAGGAGCG gcTACAATAATTGGGTACAAAACTGGTAAAGTTTTATTTGTCGGCATTAAAAATCGGTACTGTGCAGTGTGCCAGAGATCGAAATCTCTAAGCCAAGAAATTCCAAAAcataattgttttcttaattgGAAACAAGCGTCCACTGCAATGGAGGCCGGTGGTATAGTGGAAGGTTTTTCAAAAAGCGTTGAAATGCATGGACTCAAATTTAATAAGcttattg GGGACGGAGACAGTAGTGTTGTGAAACGACTAAATGAGATTTTACCATATGGCCCTAGATTCATGATACAAAAGATCGAGTGTCGAAATCACTTGCTGcgcaattatataagtaaacttAAAATGCTGGCTACAAAAACTGAATATCCAGTAACAATACGAAAGTTTATCGTGACTAATATCCTAAGATTTCGATCTGATGTTACTAAAGCAATTAGTTATCAAAAAGATATATTGGATAAATCAAAGAATCAAAAAATTGCAG atcTTAAAAACGATTTGAAGAATGCACCTTATCATAGATTTGGACAGCACCAAGAAtgtaattcttatttttgtaaAGGGTCAAAAATAGGTGAAATCAACATGATACCAGAAGCATTACGATGTGGTATTTTACTAGAAATAGACAAAATTACATCTCGTTTAGTAAATAATAGCTCCAGCTTAATTGAAGATCTAGATAACAATATATGCGAGCAATTTAActcaattatcaataaatacgtGGGTGGAAAAAGAATAAATTTTTcgcaaagtaataattattcgaCCAGAATAAAAGCAGCTATTATTTCCTTTAATTCTAAAGCATATTTAAGCACAATCCAtaagaaaattatgaattttagtcCAG GAACAATTGGTAAAAAGTTCATGAAAAATACTGATCGAATAAGACTAAATACTATAAACCGACGGAAATTgtacaatagtaaaaaaatccATAGGAAGAAAATGGTTAGTGCCCGATCAAAAGGTCCTGACAGTCATTATGGGTTAGCTGAACCTCTAATGGATACTTTAGATGAAGATGAACtacgaaaaaagaaaaattcattTATTCAATATCTACATACAgttgacttaaaaaaaattgaaatcgaTACGAGGGATCAAAACTTGAATCCCAATTGGTTTCAAGAACGAAAAATTAGGTTGACAGCTTCACGATTTGGTGAAATTTGCAAAATGCGACCAAACACCAGCTGCAAGACCAAAGTCCATAACATACTGTATAAGCCTCCTGTTACATCTAAACAAATGAGTTATGGGCATAATATGGAACATGAAGCTAGAAAAAAACTAGAGGAGATCATTAAGCTGGACGTTCAATTAAGCGGGCTTGTTATAGATACTAATTTTCCATATTTAGCAGCAAGTCCag ATGGTTTGGTTGGGGATCATGCTATTGTAGAAATAAAATGCCCATACACAGCAAAAGATAGCGAAAACAGTGTTGATGcc ttgtcatattgtaatataacacAAGAAAATAAACTTCAGTTAAAAAATGATCATCAGTATTATTATCAAGTTATGGGTCAACTTCATATAACACGTagaaatgtatgttattttgttgtttacgCCAAAAAATGGATAAGTGTGGAACATATTTATTACGACAAAACATTTTGGGAAGAAAAAATGAtcaaaaagttaaatttgtaa
- the LOC132924009 gene encoding LOW QUALITY PROTEIN: uncharacterized protein LOC132924009 (The sequence of the model RefSeq protein was modified relative to this genomic sequence to represent the inferred CDS: inserted 1 base in 1 codon) translates to MENISELRKMNLIKLVKVLCGSKHFPNVCTMLARVAAAKPHSADVERLISASNLLKSPLRSTMNIESENLSLYINYNMPPLYGWDPRDTVYHWISKKKHRVLKRRKGKEQSYFGGVFLEAFGKNKFIDSDDSGEDTEDKKKKXNLLLLLINYNK, encoded by the exons ATGGAAAATATATCTGAATTACGAAAAATGAACCTTATTAAACTAGTAAAAGTATTATGTGGCTCAAAACATTTTCCAAATGTTTGTACAATGTTGGCAAGAGTGGCAGCTGCTAAACCTCATAGTGCTGATGTTGAACGTTTGATAAGTGCCAGCAACTTATTAAAATCACCATTACGCTCAACTATGAATATTGAGTCAGAAAACTTGagcttatatataaattataatatgccacCATTATACGGTTGGGATCCTAGGGACACAGTTTACCATTGGATATCTAAAAAGAAACATCGAGTCCTCAAAAGAAGAAAAGGAAAGGAACAAAGTTATTTTGGTGGAGTTTTCCTTGAagcatttggtaaaaataaatttatcgatAGTGACGATAGTGGCGAAGACactgaagataaaaaaaaaa ttaatctgttattattattaataaattataataaataa